In Triticum aestivum cultivar Chinese Spring chromosome 5B, IWGSC CS RefSeq v2.1, whole genome shotgun sequence, the following proteins share a genomic window:
- the LOC123111596 gene encoding SKP1-like protein 1, giving the protein MAATPADASSSSSSSEAVVGGEKSNKMITLISSDGESFEATEEAAKMSVTIKHMIEDGCADDGIPLPNVPAKILSMVIEYCNKHAADAAADDTNKHVADPADADEDDDNNNNNASAGEKEDLKSFDASLVAVDQAMLFDIILAANFLSIKGLLDLACQKVADDIKDKSVEEVREIFKIENDFTKEEEEAVRKENAWAFNE; this is encoded by the coding sequence ATGGCTGCGACGCCGGCGgacgcaagcagcagcagcagcagcagcgaggcCGTGGTGGGCGGCGAGAAGAGCAACAAGATGATCACGCTGATCAGCTCCGACGGCGAGAGCTTCGAAGCCACGGAGGAGGCGGCGAAGATGTCGGTGACCATCAAGCACATGATCGAGGACGGCTGCGCCGACGACGGGATCCCCCTCCCCAACGTCCCCGCCAAGATCCTCTCCATGGTCATCGAGTACTGCAACAAgcacgccgccgacgccgccgccgacgacaccaacaagcacgtcgccgaccccgccgacgccgacgaggacgacgaCAATAACAACAACAATGCCAGCGCCGGCGAGAAGGAGGACCTGAAGAGCTTCGACGCCAGCTTGGTCGCCGTCGACCAGGCCATGCTGTTCGACATCATCCTCGCCGCCAACTTTCTGAGCATCAAGGGGCTCCTGGACCTCGCCTGCCAGAAGGTGGCCGACGACATCAAGGACAAGTCGGTTGAGGAGGTGCGCGAGATTTTCAAGATCGAAAACGACTtcacaaaggaggaggaggaggccgtcagaAAGGAAAATGCCTGGGCCTTCAACGAGTAG
- the LOC123111594 gene encoding endoglucanase 4-like, with product MGSPKACMSTYLIAVLWLVAGARSAAAFNYADALDKAVLFFEAQRSGKLPPGQRVAWRADSALSDGNASNVDLVGGYYDAGDNIKFGLPMAFTVTMLSWSVVEFGGAMPPGQLANAEAAVRWGSDYLLKAATATPGALYVQVADPYQDHRCWERPEDMDTPRAAYKVTPQNPGSDVAGETAAALAAASLVFRARDPAYSSKLLRAARQVFDFADRYRGSYIDSLSSVVCPFYCSYSGYKDELLWAATWLHLASSPSPSSQSVYMTYINSNGHTLGGEQDAYTVSWDDKRAATKVLLSKVFLQNRVESLRPYKAHADKYICSLVPGASGFQSQYTPGGLLFTERDSNMEYVTSTAFLLLTYAKYLGSTGGAASCGATAVTPSTLVSLAKKQVDYILGANPAGMSYMVGFGARYPRRVHHRGASMPSVRDHPARIGCDEGFHYLHSSDPDRNVLVGAVVGGPDQSDSYSDSRDNYAQAEPSTYTNAPLVGALAFFAGAR from the exons ATGGGATCCCCCAAAGCTTGCATGTCCACCTACCTGATCGCCGTCCTCTGGCTGGTCGCCGGTGCGCGCAGCGCCGCGGCGTTCAACTACGCGGACGCCCTCGACAAGGCGGTCCTCTTCTTCGAGGCGCAGCGCTCGGGGAAGCTGCCGCCGGGCCAACGCGTGGCGTGGCGCGCCGACTCCGCCCTGTCCGACGGCAACGCCTCCAAT GTGGACCTTGTAGGAGGGTACTACGACGCCGGGGACAACATCAAGTTCGGCCTGCCCATGGCGTTCACGGTGACCATGCTGTCGTGGAGCGTGGTGGAGTTCGGCGGCGCGATGCCGCCCGGCCAGCTCGCCAACGCCGAGGCGGCGGTGCGTTGGGGCTCCGACTACCTGCTCaaggcggcgacggcgacgccggGCGCGCTGTACGTGCAGGTGGCGGACCCGTACCAGGACCACCGGTGCTGGGAGCGGCCGGAGGACATGGACACGCCGCGCGCCGCGTACAAGGTGACGCCCCAGAACCCCGGGTCGGACGTGGCGGGCGAGACCGCGGCGGCGCTGGCCGCGGCCTCCCTGGTGTTCCGGGCCCGCGACCCGGCCTACTCGTCCAAGCTGCTCCGCGCCGCTCGGCAGGTATTTGATTTCGCGGACCGGTACAGGGGCTCGTACATCGACTCGCTCAGCTCCGTTGTGTGTCCCTTCTACTGCTCCTACTCCGGCTACAAG GACGAGCTCCTTTGGGCGGCGACGTGGCTGCACCtggcgtcgtcgccgtcgccgagctcgcagAGCGTGTACATGACCTACATCAACTCCAACGGGCACACGCTCGGCGGGGAGCAAGACGCGTACACCGTCAGCTGGGACGACAAGCGCGCCGCCACCAAAGTCCTCCTCTCCAAGGTATTTCTGCAGAACCGGGTGGAGAGCCTGCGACCGTACAAGGCGCACGCCGACAAGTACATCTGCTCCCTCGTCCCCGGCGCCAGCGGCTTCCAGTCCCAGTACACACCAGGAGGCCTCCTGTTCACGGAACGCGACAGCAACATGGAGTACGTGACCTCCACGGCCTTCCTGCTCCTCACCTACGCCAAGTACCTCGGCTCCACCGGCGGCGCCGCCTCCTGCGGCGccaccgccgtcaccccctccacCCTCGTCTCGCTCGCCAAGAAGCAG GTGGACTACATCCTGGGCGCGAACCCGGCGGGGATGTCGTACATGGTGGGGTTCGGGGCGCGGTACCCGAGGCGCGTGCACCACCGGGGCGCCTCCATGCCGTCGGTGCGCGACCACCCGGCCCGCATCGGCTGCGACGAGGGGTTCCACTACCTGCACTCCTCCGACCCGGACCGCAACGTGCTCGTCGGCGCCGTCGTCGGCGGCCCCGACCAGAGCGACAGCTACTCCGACAGCCGCGACAACTATGCGCAGGCTGAGCCGTCCACCTACACCAACGCGCCGCTCGTCGGCGCCCTCGCCTTCTTCGCGGGGGCACGCTAG